DNA sequence from the Pseudoalteromonas galatheae genome:
TGGAATGAGCGTATTGCTTTACTACTCCAATTTCGCTGTGATGCCGACTTCAATGCTTGTGAGGCAAGCTTTTTGGCTTCTATCTGATTGTCTGTAAGCTTGGCAGACAGTAGCAGCAGTTCAGGGTGTTCGGGATCGATGGTGAGACCATGACGCAGCCAAGTTTTGGCCTGAGTTTTGTCCTTGAGACGAGTTAGATAAGTGTTTGCTAATAAAAGTGTGGAGCGCAAATGGCCATTATTCGAGGCCTCGGTAAGTACTTTTAGCGCACGTGGAGTATCTTGCTGCTCTTCGTTTGTGAGCAGTGATCTTGCTAAGCGATATTTTGCGATATCCATGGTTTGTGCTGCATGTTCTAGCCAAAGTACACTAAGTCGATGTTCTCCCACATTGATAAGCTGAGTCGCTAAGCGATATTGTGCCAAGTCCAAGCCATTTTTGGCTGCGGCTAAATATAATTCATTTTGTGGCTCTTCAGATCGCCAGTGATAGCGCAGTAGCTGATACGCGTTGTAATCTTTCATACTCAACCAGTTAGCAATATAGTATTGTACTTGCGCCACACCACGCTCTGCCGCATCGATATTCTGCTTAAGCTGTTTTTCGTAGGCCTTTTTTTGAATGGCTAAGGTTTCGCGGTATTGCTCGCCTTTATACGTCGCAAAATGGTAAATCAAGGTGTGTGCTTGCTTTGGACCCGTATATCGCCACTTCTCTACCGCATTTAACAGGCTAGCGGTGAATATATGCTTGGGGTAGCTATCTACGACCTCAATATTGATTGCCTTACCGCTTTGGTCGATATCAAACTCTAACCAAACCCAGCCCTCAATTCCTTGTCGTACGGCCTCATCAGGGTAGTCAGGCAATACATCGTGAGTTTTACTCGGCGTAGAAATGATATTGGGTTGTTTGAGTCGGGCAAGCGTTGAGTCAAGTAAGTAGGTATCTGCCAAACGGTTTTTTTGAAGTGTTACGAAATCCTTTAGACCACTCTGGTCATCGGACTGCTGCAAAACGAGTTGCGCAGTTTGAAAGGCTTCTGCAATACCGAATTCTTTAGCCAATGAAAACCAAGCAAAGGCATTTGCGGCACTTTGCTGGGTTCCTTGACCGTACAAATACATCACCCCAAGATTATACATGGCGTCTGCATTACCTAATTGAGCTAGGCGATTGAATTCAGAAAATGCATGCGTGAACTCTTCATTCTGATAGGCGAGGGTAGCATCGTAAAGATCGGCTTTTGTCAGCCAGCTCATGCTTAGAAAAAATGAAAAAATAAGCCCAGAAATGAGATTGTTGCGCATTTTATTGATTACTCATCCTCGGACTGCTCTTTGGGGTTGCTATGGTCATTTTGAAAAGGCTATATAACCACAATATAAGGGAAATTTAAATAATAAAAGCTGATAGCAAACGCTATCAGCTTTTTGGAACTCCGGGCAGGGAGTTTACTAAGTCGAACCTGTGTTAGCTTGGAAGCGACTTAATTCGAGTCATGAAACTATTTCTTTACAGCTAATAAGACCAGATTTAGCGGTAAAAGTTTCATTCGCTATTCGGTGTTAGAAGTTAAATCTAACCCCCGCGCTAAAGCGCCTTCCATCGGCATAGACACCTGTTAGTGCTTGCTCAACTCCCTTTTCCTGATAGCTAAATGTATGTTCATCCGTCAAGTTGATGGCCTCAAGAATAAATGCCACATTCTCATTGTAGTTATAGGTGAGGTTGGCATCTACTTGACCATAATCGTCAATGTATCCTGGCCAGTCGCGACCTGTATCATACCCTGTTCTGAAGTTGTATGAGATACGGGCACTAATGAATTCGTTTTCATAATAAGAACTCAAGTTAACAGTATGCTCAGAGTTGCCAGGGATGGTGATGTCGTTACCTTCATCACCTTTGGCTTCACCATCTACATAGGTATAGTTAGCAGCAACGCCAAAACCTTCGTATAGTTCTTGTTGATAACCCACTTCTAGACCTTGAATACGGCCCGCTTTACCATTAACAGGACGGCTGATCAGCACTTCTTTACCTTCGTGAGTTTCAAGTGCTGGTTGGCTCTCAATAAACGACTGAATGTCTTTGTAGAAAAATACCGCAGAAAACAGACCTGCGTCACTAAAGTACCACTCGATACCGGTATCAAACTGCGTCGCTCGATATGGGTCGATGTCAGGATTACCACCAGTGCCAGTTTGTGTTTCTAGGTTGTATGAAGTTGATGCCGTCATATCGGCGTAATCTGGGCGAGACATAACTCGTGCGGCAGAAAAACGCATTAATAAATCGTCATCTAAGTCAATCGCCAAGTTAATGCTCGGAAGAATGTCGAAGTAGTCCTTTTCTTCCGTTGTCCATACCTCAGCACCGGACTCACCTGCAAACGCGGATGAGGTTTGCTTGGTATTTACAAGTCTTACACCTAAATTACCGCGTAGGCCATCTGCATCCAGGTTCGCTTTAATGTAGCCTGCGGTAATTTTTTCATTGATATCGAAAGTACTGGCCTTCAACACTCGGTAATTCCAACCCAGCGCATCACCTTCTTGGCGTATTTTATCTGAATCAGTAATTGCATAGCTGCGCGTTGTGCCCGATGAGCCTATGCCTGATAGGTAATCAGATGGCATGGCTTTAGAGTAGTCAGCTAGACTCCAGTTTAAGTCGGTACGATTGTCCGTTGTGTGCTTAGTATTAAAACGACTGTGATCACGGTATTTAAAGCCGACTTTTATCTGGCTGAAGATAGCAACATCAATTGGACGCTTAAAATCGGCTTGAAAGTAAGTTTCATCATCTTTCGCGTCATTGCTGTCATAGCGTAAAAAGCCTAAATTCCATTTATCACCATCGTTTGGATCGGCAGTGTAACTGGTCTTTACGTCTTCCTCTTGTGACGCATCAAAGCTGTGAATATAGTTACCTTCCCAACCAACGGAGCGATCCGCTTGTGAACCCCCCGAACCTTCTGTGTAACCTAAGTGATATGAAGATTCCCAAAGTTGCCCTTGATGCTCAACTTTTAAGTCGTACGATTTGGTTTTGAGCTCAGAGTTACGTACTTTGGTCTCATCCAGAATGTTATTCCCATCTGGAGATAATCCAAGTGTACCGCCGACGGCCATCTTTCCAACTACGGGGTGGTCGATAACGGTAATGTCAGTGTATTGTGAGCCGCCGTAACCGGGTAACCAGAGGAAGTTTTGGTTTTCATTATCGGCTTCAAGCGTAGAGTCTAACGCATTGAATACAATGTCCATATTTTCACTTGGACGATATTGCAAGGCGAGGTTTATACCCGTGCGCACGCGCTGCTGTGAGAACATAGCTGAGCCACCACCGCCAGGGCTGTAGACATTGTCGACGACGGTACCGTCTTCAAGTGTGATATCACGATAGGTCCAAGACCATGCTTCAATACCATCACGGCGTAAGTTACGCTCTTGGCGCACAACGGAAAGTAAGGCGCCAAAAGACTCATCATCGGTCTTAAAGTTGTACATAGCAGAAAGTTGCGGGTCGGTTTCACCTGATACTTCGCTGTGCTGTGCGATAATTGAACCTGCAATCTTATTTGCTTCTAAATCAAGCGGCTTACGAGTTCTCACAATCACGGTTCCACCAATAGAGCCTTCGTCAATATCGGCTTCGGGTGATTTGTAAACTTCAAGCCCAGAAATGATTTCAGAGGGTAACATCGTATAGTTAAAACCACGGCTCGCCGCTGAGTTGGTCCACCAATCCGCTGAGCCGACGGCTTGACCATTCAATAAGGTCCGGTTTTGGCTTTCACCTGTGCCTCGAATACTAACGCGTTCACCTTCACCAAAACTACGGGTGATTGAAACACCAGTAATTCGTTGTAGTGATTCGGCAACGTTTTGATCTGGAAATTTGCCAATGTCCTCGGCTGTTACTGCATCGACAATGGCGTCAGAGTATCTTTTTGTATTGAGTGATTGAACAACGCTACCACGGATCCCTCTGACTTGAATAACTTCAACGTCACCATCTTTAGCTGCTTTTTGATTATTGCTTTCTTCAGCGAGTGCTAGACCCGGTGCAAAAAGTACCGAGCCGAGCAAAGATTGGCTGATTAATACAGCCAGTTTTTTCTTATTATTGCGAAACATACATTCCCCTTGAGTGCATATACCAATTAGCCTTAATACTTGCTCAGTTTGAAGGAGTAAATCTGACGCTAACTGCGTTAAAAATTTCTTATTTAGAGCAACTAAATAGCAAAATTTTTGCCTTGTTATCGACAAGGTTTTCTCGCCTCAAAATAGACCACTTAATTAAGATAATTGGTATTACTTGTGATTGAGAGGTCGACCTCGAGAAAGATTAAACACCAGCGGGGTTTGTTAAATCTTGAATTGAAATGAATAGTTATGAATTTAACGATTTTCTAGTTTAATTATCTTTATTTAATTGAAATATATGGATATAAAATAATTTAAGTTGGAAGTTTTGTGGTTTAAGTTAAGTTTACTGGAATGGTTTTGCTTGATTTTTTGTTAACATTCACAACTACAAAGAACTGGAAAGTTGCCTTTCCAGTTCTTTTCGAATGTTATAAGCTCTTTTTAGGTGGCAGCACAACGTTTGAGAAGATGAGGCCAGCGATAAGAGACATAAATATTAAGAAGGTTTGTTGGCCAATATGATCCGCATGAACAAAACTTTGACCTTCGATCAATGAATTAAGTCCAATATAGGTTTTAGAACCAGGGACCAACACAATCAAACCTTGCATCGCCACAATGGACGCTGGGGCATTTACCACACGGTTAAAGATATTACTAAAGACACCCACTGCAAAT
Encoded proteins:
- a CDS encoding TonB family protein, encoding MRNNLISGLIFSFFLSMSWLTKADLYDATLAYQNEEFTHAFSEFNRLAQLGNADAMYNLGVMYLYGQGTQQSAANAFAWFSLAKEFGIAEAFQTAQLVLQQSDDQSGLKDFVTLQKNRLADTYLLDSTLARLKQPNIISTPSKTHDVLPDYPDEAVRQGIEGWVWLEFDIDQSGKAINIEVVDSYPKHIFTASLLNAVEKWRYTGPKQAHTLIYHFATYKGEQYRETLAIQKKAYEKQLKQNIDAAERGVAQVQYYIANWLSMKDYNAYQLLRYHWRSEEPQNELYLAAAKNGLDLAQYRLATQLINVGEHRLSVLWLEHAAQTMDIAKYRLARSLLTNEEQQDTPRALKVLTEASNNGHLRSTLLLANTYLTRLKDKTQAKTWLRHGLTIDPEHPELLLLSAKLTDNQIEAKKLASQALKSASQRNWSSKAIRSFQQKLAN
- a CDS encoding TonB-dependent receptor encodes the protein MFRNNKKKLAVLISQSLLGSVLFAPGLALAEESNNQKAAKDGDVEVIQVRGIRGSVVQSLNTKRYSDAIVDAVTAEDIGKFPDQNVAESLQRITGVSITRSFGEGERVSIRGTGESQNRTLLNGQAVGSADWWTNSAASRGFNYTMLPSEIISGLEVYKSPEADIDEGSIGGTVIVRTRKPLDLEANKIAGSIIAQHSEVSGETDPQLSAMYNFKTDDESFGALLSVVRQERNLRRDGIEAWSWTYRDITLEDGTVVDNVYSPGGGGSAMFSQQRVRTGINLALQYRPSENMDIVFNALDSTLEADNENQNFLWLPGYGGSQYTDITVIDHPVVGKMAVGGTLGLSPDGNNILDETKVRNSELKTKSYDLKVEHQGQLWESSYHLGYTEGSGGSQADRSVGWEGNYIHSFDASQEEDVKTSYTADPNDGDKWNLGFLRYDSNDAKDDETYFQADFKRPIDVAIFSQIKVGFKYRDHSRFNTKHTTDNRTDLNWSLADYSKAMPSDYLSGIGSSGTTRSYAITDSDKIRQEGDALGWNYRVLKASTFDINEKITAGYIKANLDADGLRGNLGVRLVNTKQTSSAFAGESGAEVWTTEEKDYFDILPSINLAIDLDDDLLMRFSAARVMSRPDYADMTASTSYNLETQTGTGGNPDIDPYRATQFDTGIEWYFSDAGLFSAVFFYKDIQSFIESQPALETHEGKEVLISRPVNGKAGRIQGLEVGYQQELYEGFGVAANYTYVDGEAKGDEGNDITIPGNSEHTVNLSSYYENEFISARISYNFRTGYDTGRDWPGYIDDYGQVDANLTYNYNENVAFILEAINLTDEHTFSYQEKGVEQALTGVYADGRRFSAGVRFNF